CTCGTCGAAGGTGTCCCAACTTCGGAGGGTATGTTCGTAGACTTCCATGTTGACGCGCTTGCCTCGAAACTTTACGCCTTCCATGCTGAGACGAAGGCGTTGCTCTGCGGCAGCATCGCCTTTCAGTTTGATCTCGCCGCCTGCCCCTACTATTCGTTGCCAGGGGAGTCCGTGAAGCGGAGCGCTGCGCAACAGCTTTGCGACTGCCCGGTGGTACAGCGGATAGCCGGCTGCCGCAGCGACTTTGCCGTAAGTCGAGACCTTCCCCCTGGGAACGGAACGGATGATGCGCCGAAAGGCCACGTCGCGTGGCTCATTTCTACGGAGCGCATCTTTCAGAATGCGTCGCTTGAGATTTTGCGGAG
This Tunturibacter gelidoferens DNA region includes the following protein-coding sequences:
- a CDS encoding MGMT family protein produces the protein MRPQIAPQNLKRRILKDALRRNEPRDVAFRRIIRSVPRGKVSTYGKVAAAAGYPLYHRAVAKLLRSAPLHGLPWQRIVGAGGEIKLKGDAAAEQRLRLSMEGVKFRGKRVNMEVYEHTLRSWDTFDESP